A single Deinococcus betulae DNA region contains:
- a CDS encoding metal ABC transporter solute-binding protein, Zn/Mn family: MKPPAHFRSHSWRLAWLPLALAACTAPAPESHATLVRDLQPAALNGRPLKVTTTANIVGDLARVIGAERVQVTDLMGPGVDPHLFKASARDVRTLQGADLVLYGGLHLEGKMVELLEKNRKATAVTQNVPKERLLYPQGGFGGVEGLADPHVWFDVDLWKTAAETTRDALSAADPAGQERYAQNAAAYLTQLDALDREVATLMNRVPKEQRVLVTAHDAFGYFGKRYGVEVRGVQGVSTASEAGTRNVQELAQFVASRRIPALFVESSVPQRTVQAVISAVRAQGQTVQIGGQLFSDALGSAGTPEATYLGMVRHNVQTISSALAPRAQEQTP; encoded by the coding sequence ATGAAGCCTCCGGCCCATTTCCGTTCTCATTCTTGGCGGCTGGCGTGGCTGCCACTGGCCCTGGCGGCCTGCACCGCGCCGGCCCCTGAAAGTCACGCGACCCTGGTACGCGACCTGCAACCCGCTGCCCTGAACGGCCGACCCCTGAAGGTCACGACCACCGCCAACATCGTGGGCGACCTGGCGCGCGTGATAGGCGCAGAGCGCGTGCAGGTGACCGACCTGATGGGCCCAGGCGTGGACCCTCACCTGTTCAAGGCCAGCGCCCGCGATGTCCGGACCCTGCAAGGCGCCGACCTCGTGCTGTACGGCGGCCTTCACCTGGAAGGCAAAATGGTCGAGCTGCTGGAAAAAAACCGCAAGGCCACAGCCGTGACCCAGAACGTCCCCAAAGAACGCCTGCTTTACCCGCAGGGCGGGTTTGGCGGGGTGGAGGGGCTGGCCGACCCGCATGTGTGGTTTGACGTGGACCTCTGGAAGACGGCTGCCGAGACGACCCGCGACGCCCTGAGCGCCGCCGACCCGGCGGGTCAGGAACGCTACGCCCAGAACGCCGCTGCCTACCTCACACAACTGGACGCCCTGGACCGCGAGGTGGCCACCCTGATGAACCGGGTGCCCAAAGAGCAGCGGGTGCTGGTGACCGCCCACGACGCCTTCGGCTATTTCGGGAAGCGCTACGGCGTCGAGGTGCGGGGCGTGCAGGGGGTCTCGACGGCGTCGGAAGCCGGCACCCGCAACGTGCAGGAACTGGCGCAGTTTGTGGCCAGCCGCCGTATCCCCGCGCTGTTCGTGGAAAGCAGCGTGCCGCAGCGCACCGTGCAGGCCGTCATTTCGGCGGTCCGGGCTCAGGGCCAGACGGTGCAGATAGGCGGCCAGCTGTTCAGTGACGCCCTGGGCAGCGCGGGCACCCCCGAAGCCACCTACCTGGGCATGGTGCGCCACAACGTTCAGACCATCAGCAGCGCGCTGGCGCCGCGCGCGCAGGAGCAGACCCCATGA
- a CDS encoding agmatinase, with amino-acid sequence MTAPAHLPYGGIPTFARAPLVGPQGDWHADVAALGIPFDIALGFRPGARFAPRALREASLRSVPPLTGLDGVTRLAGVTFADAGDVILPSLEPELARDRITEAARLVRARCRLPVFLGGDHSVSFPLLRAFEDVEALHVVQLDAHLDFTDTRNDTRFSNSSPFRRACEALPNLVHITTIGLRGLRFDPEAVAAARARGHALIPMTEVQTNLQGVLDRLPTGQNVYISVDADAFDPAVLPGTSSPEPDGLTYTQAMGLLAATARQNTVVGLDLVELAPNLDPSGRSELLSARLIMETLCEVFA; translated from the coding sequence ATGACCGCCCCTGCCCACCTGCCTTACGGCGGCATTCCCACCTTTGCCCGGGCGCCCCTCGTTGGGCCGCAGGGCGACTGGCACGCCGACGTGGCCGCCCTGGGGATTCCCTTTGACATTGCTCTTGGGTTCCGGCCCGGCGCGCGCTTTGCGCCGCGTGCCCTGCGGGAAGCCAGCCTGAGGTCGGTGCCGCCGTTGACCGGACTGGACGGCGTGACCCGTCTGGCCGGGGTCACCTTTGCCGATGCGGGCGACGTGATTTTGCCCAGTCTGGAACCCGAACTGGCGCGCGACCGCATCACCGAAGCGGCGCGGCTGGTGCGGGCCCGCTGCCGCCTGCCCGTCTTTCTGGGCGGCGACCACAGTGTGTCTTTTCCACTGCTGCGGGCCTTTGAGGATGTGGAAGCCCTGCATGTCGTTCAACTGGACGCCCATCTGGACTTCACGGACACCCGCAACGACACCCGCTTTAGCAACTCCAGCCCTTTTCGCCGGGCGTGCGAAGCGCTGCCGAACCTCGTTCACATCACGACCATCGGCCTGCGCGGCCTGCGCTTTGACCCCGAAGCGGTGGCAGCGGCGCGCGCACGCGGCCACGCCCTGATCCCCATGACAGAGGTTCAGACGAACCTTCAGGGCGTGCTGGACCGCCTGCCGACCGGGCAGAACGTGTATATCAGCGTGGACGCCGACGCCTTTGACCCGGCCGTCTTGCCCGGCACCTCCAGCCCCGAGCCGGACGGCCTCACTTATACGCAGGCGATGGGCCTGCTGGCGGCCACCGCGCGGCAAAACACAGTGGTGGGGCTAGACCTTGTGGAACTGGCCCCGAACCTTGACCCCAGTGGCCGCAGCGAACTGCTGTCTGCCCGCCTGATCATGGAAACGCTGTGCGAGGTGTTCGCGTGA
- a CDS encoding TetR/AcrR family transcriptional regulator, translating into MSAHSKNRKGKPRAVPCPPADPERRAAILTAAQNSFAQKGFHRTTMREVARQAGLAEGTLYNHFDNKDALLLGLFEALGEQTRANLTLPTDAPPRQALKAVLSAPLRTLAQDNFALFRVVVSEALVRPELGQQFAALLFEQAAPELGGTPPLPALPTLQALMTGLALHQALRHADPAPDPDALADALSEQVLALLLPEPQEAF; encoded by the coding sequence GTGAGTGCTCATTCAAAGAATAGAAAGGGGAAACCTCGCGCTGTTCCCTGCCCACCAGCCGACCCAGAACGGCGCGCCGCCATCCTGACAGCGGCGCAGAACTCCTTTGCGCAGAAAGGCTTTCACCGCACCACTATGCGGGAGGTCGCGCGGCAGGCTGGGCTGGCCGAGGGCACCCTCTACAACCACTTTGACAACAAAGACGCCCTGCTGCTGGGGCTGTTTGAGGCGCTGGGCGAACAGACCCGCGCGAACCTGACCCTCCCCACAGACGCGCCGCCGCGACAGGCCCTGAAAGCAGTGCTCTCCGCGCCATTGCGGACGCTGGCTCAGGACAACTTTGCGCTGTTCCGGGTGGTGGTTTCAGAAGCGCTGGTGCGGCCCGAACTGGGCCAGCAGTTCGCGGCGCTGCTGTTCGAACAGGCAGCGCCAGAACTGGGGGGCACCCCTCCCCTCCCGGCACTGCCGACCCTGCAAGCCCTGATGACCGGCCTGGCGCTGCACCAGGCCCTGCGGCACGCCGACCCCGCACCCGACCCGGACGCCCTGGCCGACGCCCTGAGCGAGCAGGTCCTGGCCTTGCTGCTCCCCGAACCGCAAGAGGCGTTCTGA
- a CDS encoding glycosyltransferase: MKLTIFALGSQGDVQPYLALGAGLQRAGHTVRVALPENFQAQATAVGLDTLPMHGNVQALMDQPELRALLARGDMLAINRYTSAAARAAAPLWAEQGLQAAQGADLLVTGLSTLAHSVGEKLGVPVLEAPVVPLTPTRDFPAVLLPPGTPRLGPWANRLTHRLVHQMMTRQGSPALTRRILGLSRTPPRSGRFPAAPTLYGISPSVLPRPSDWPQRVQLTGYWFLPEGAWAPPPGLEAFVQAGPPPVSIGFGSMGLRDPHQTTQLVLEALDRSQQRAVLLSGWGGLGDQALPDHVFAAPPLPHSWLFPRVAAAVHHGGAGTTAASLRAGVPTLVAPFFGDQPFWGQRVQALGAGPAPLPQRTLSAAGLAAALRELADNSGFTARAAQLGQQIRHEDGVGEATRQIEAYGTELGRG; the protein is encoded by the coding sequence ATGAAACTGACCATTTTTGCCCTGGGTTCTCAAGGGGACGTGCAGCCGTACCTGGCGCTGGGGGCAGGTCTTCAGCGGGCTGGCCATACTGTGCGCGTGGCCCTGCCCGAGAACTTTCAAGCTCAGGCCACCGCAGTCGGCCTGGACACCCTGCCCATGCACGGCAACGTGCAGGCCCTGATGGACCAGCCCGAATTGCGCGCCCTGCTGGCCAGGGGTGACATGCTGGCCATCAACCGCTACACCTCTGCGGCGGCGCGCGCTGCTGCGCCCCTGTGGGCCGAGCAGGGGCTTCAGGCAGCCCAGGGCGCCGACTTGCTGGTCACCGGCCTGAGCACCCTGGCCCACAGCGTGGGCGAGAAACTAGGCGTGCCTGTGCTAGAGGCGCCGGTGGTCCCGCTGACCCCCACTCGCGACTTTCCAGCGGTGCTGTTGCCGCCGGGAACACCCCGGCTGGGCCCTTGGGCCAACCGGCTCACGCACCGCCTGGTGCACCAGATGATGACGCGGCAGGGCAGCCCTGCCCTGACCCGGCGCATCCTGGGACTGTCGCGCACGCCGCCTCGTTCAGGGCGTTTTCCGGCGGCGCCCACCCTATACGGCATCAGCCCGTCGGTTCTGCCGCGCCCGAGCGACTGGCCCCAGCGGGTTCAGCTGACCGGCTACTGGTTTTTGCCCGAGGGTGCCTGGGCGCCGCCACCGGGCCTAGAGGCCTTTGTGCAGGCTGGCCCGCCACCCGTGTCTATCGGTTTTGGTAGCATGGGCCTGCGCGACCCCCATCAGACCACGCAGCTTGTGCTGGAGGCCCTGGACCGCAGCCAGCAGCGCGCGGTCCTGCTGAGCGGCTGGGGCGGCCTGGGGGACCAGGCACTCCCCGATCACGTGTTTGCCGCCCCGCCCCTACCCCACAGCTGGCTGTTCCCGCGCGTGGCCGCCGCTGTACACCACGGGGGCGCGGGCACCACCGCCGCCAGCCTGCGCGCGGGCGTGCCGACCTTGGTGGCGCCGTTTTTTGGCGACCAACCGTTCTGGGGCCAGCGGGTGCAGGCCCTCGGCGCTGGCCCCGCCCCACTGCCCCAGCGCACCCTGAGCGCCGCAGGGCTGGCGGCGGCCCTGCGCGAGCTTGCGGACAACTCTGGCTTCACAGCCCGCGCCGCCCAGCTAGGGCAGCAGATACGCCACGAGGATGGTGTGGGCGAAGCAACCCGTCAGATAGAGGCTTACGGCACTGAGCTGGGCCGTGGCTGA
- a CDS encoding metal ABC transporter ATP-binding protein: MTTPVEPLSIRDLTVAYHEKPVLWDVDVTFPAARLCAIVGPNGAGKSTLLKSALGLLPTASGTVRFFGQPLGAVRRRVAYVPQRTSVDWDFPTDALDVVQMGLYGRLGWFRRPGRPEREAALAALDRVGMAEMAGRQIAQLSGGQQQRVFLARALAQDADVYLMDEPFAGVDATTERAILDVMQSLQDAGRTVIVVHHDLDTVRDYFNHLTLLNVELVASGPMSEVFTPGNLRRTYGAKTQFLREVG, translated from the coding sequence ATGACAACCCCCGTAGAGCCGCTGTCCATCCGTGACCTGACCGTCGCCTACCACGAAAAACCCGTCCTGTGGGACGTCGACGTGACTTTTCCCGCCGCGCGGCTGTGCGCCATCGTGGGACCCAACGGGGCGGGCAAAAGCACCCTGCTCAAGTCGGCACTGGGGCTGCTGCCTACCGCGTCTGGCACCGTGCGCTTTTTTGGGCAGCCGCTGGGGGCGGTGCGGCGGCGCGTGGCGTATGTGCCGCAGCGCACCAGCGTGGACTGGGACTTTCCCACCGACGCGCTGGACGTCGTGCAGATGGGCCTCTATGGCCGCCTGGGCTGGTTTCGCCGCCCTGGGCGCCCGGAGCGCGAAGCGGCGCTGGCGGCCCTTGACCGCGTCGGTATGGCCGAGATGGCCGGGCGGCAGATTGCCCAGCTCTCGGGCGGGCAGCAGCAGCGGGTGTTTCTGGCGCGCGCCCTGGCCCAGGACGCCGACGTCTACCTGATGGACGAGCCGTTTGCCGGCGTGGACGCCACCACCGAGCGGGCCATTCTGGACGTGATGCAGTCCTTGCAAGACGCCGGGCGCACCGTGATCGTGGTTCACCACGACCTTGACACCGTGCGCGACTACTTTAACCACCTGACCCTGCTGAACGTGGAACTGGTGGCCAGCGGGCCCATGAGCGAGGTCTTTACCCCAGGCAACCTGCGGCGCACCTACGGCGCCAAGACCCAGTTTCTGCGGGAGGTCGGATGA
- a CDS encoding metal ABC transporter permease — protein sequence MIAADLIIVLTAALVAVAGSLLGVFLVLRRQSMLSDAISHAVLPGIVGAFWLSGGTATVPALLGAAAMGLLTVFSVELLERSGRVKVDAAIGVVFPLLFSVGVILVSLFFRDVHLDMDAVLYGEIAYAPLNTVLLAGREVPESLLLMGTLALLNLMFVALFYKELKLSTFDAGLAGTLGFLPAALHYGLMTLLSFTTVGAFQSVGAVLIVAFVIIPPASAYLLTRRLSVMLGLSLLLGVGASAAGYGLALWLDTSIAGMIATVLGAAFALCVVFSPLGGVVPTLTRRVRQRQSFTARLLLTALHGFDRAPTPGDLATRLDWDAARVDAALAYAQGQGWVQGQGSGYALTPTGQTLTGRPG from the coding sequence ATGATCGCCGCCGACCTGATTATTGTTCTGACCGCCGCACTGGTCGCTGTGGCCGGCAGTCTGCTGGGGGTCTTTCTGGTGCTGCGGCGCCAGAGCATGCTCAGTGACGCCATCAGCCACGCGGTGCTGCCCGGCATTGTGGGGGCGTTCTGGTTGTCGGGCGGCACGGCCACGGTGCCGGCCCTGCTGGGCGCCGCCGCGATGGGCCTGCTGACCGTGTTCAGCGTGGAGCTGCTGGAACGCAGCGGCCGGGTCAAGGTGGACGCCGCCATCGGCGTGGTGTTTCCGCTGCTGTTCTCGGTGGGGGTCATCCTAGTTTCCCTGTTCTTCCGGGATGTTCACTTGGATATGGACGCCGTGCTGTACGGCGAGATTGCCTACGCGCCCCTGAACACGGTGCTGCTCGCTGGCCGCGAGGTGCCCGAGTCCCTGCTCCTCATGGGCACCCTGGCGCTGCTGAATCTGATGTTCGTGGCCCTGTTTTACAAGGAACTCAAGCTGAGTACCTTTGACGCCGGGCTGGCCGGCACTCTGGGCTTTCTACCCGCTGCGCTGCACTACGGCCTGATGACCCTGCTGTCCTTTACCACGGTCGGCGCCTTCCAGTCGGTGGGCGCGGTACTGATTGTGGCGTTCGTGATTATTCCGCCCGCCAGCGCGTACCTGCTGACCCGCCGCCTGAGCGTCATGCTGGGCCTGAGTCTGCTGCTGGGCGTGGGTGCCAGCGCCGCCGGCTACGGCCTGGCGCTGTGGCTGGACACCTCGATTGCCGGGATGATTGCCACGGTGCTGGGGGCCGCCTTTGCCCTGTGCGTGGTGTTCTCGCCGCTGGGCGGCGTGGTGCCCACCCTGACTCGCCGCGTTCGCCAGCGCCAGTCATTTACCGCGCGTCTGCTGCTGACCGCCCTGCACGGCTTTGACCGGGCCCCCACCCCCGGCGACCTGGCCACGCGCCTGGACTGGGACGCCGCGCGGGTAGACGCGGCGCTGGCCTATGCCCAGGGGCAGGGCTGGGTGCAGGGACAGGGCAGCGGCTACGCCCTGACCCCCACCGGGCAGACCCTGACGGGCCGACCAGGCTAA
- a CDS encoding metal ABC transporter permease → MNLPDLLTDYTLRNVALGSALLGVTGGVIGAFTMLRRQSLLGDALAHAALPGVCLAFLLTGSKAPLWLLLGGGLSGWLGALAVLGVLKYTRLSEDAALGTVLSGFFGFGITLLTLIAGSGDANQAGLDKFLFGQAATIVAGDVAVMAVMAALGLGLVALLFKEFKLLTFDPTYAHTLGFPTGRLGTLLTSLAVVAVMIGLQTVGVVLMAAMLIAPAAAARQWTDDLRRLLLLSGGFGALSGVLGALISATQANLPTGPVIILVASGVLLVSLFFAPRRGLLWAKFASRRRGRVLREAMVRGVRP, encoded by the coding sequence ATGAATCTCCCGGACCTGCTGACCGACTACACCCTGCGCAACGTCGCGCTGGGCAGCGCCCTGCTGGGGGTGACGGGGGGCGTGATCGGCGCCTTTACCATGCTGCGCCGCCAGAGCCTGCTGGGGGACGCCCTGGCGCACGCTGCGCTGCCGGGGGTATGCCTGGCCTTCCTGCTGACCGGCAGCAAGGCGCCGCTGTGGCTGCTGCTGGGCGGCGGCCTGAGCGGCTGGCTGGGCGCGCTGGCGGTGCTGGGCGTCCTGAAATACACCCGGCTGAGCGAGGACGCGGCGCTGGGTACGGTGCTGTCGGGCTTTTTCGGCTTTGGCATCACGCTGCTGACCCTGATTGCGGGCAGCGGCGACGCCAACCAGGCGGGCCTGGACAAGTTTCTGTTCGGGCAGGCGGCGACCATTGTGGCCGGAGACGTGGCGGTCATGGCGGTGATGGCGGCGCTGGGGCTGGGGTTGGTGGCGCTGCTGTTCAAGGAATTCAAGCTGCTGACCTTTGACCCCACCTACGCCCACACGCTGGGCTTTCCCACCGGGCGCCTGGGCACGCTGCTGACCTCGCTGGCGGTGGTGGCCGTCATGATTGGCCTGCAAACAGTGGGCGTGGTGCTGATGGCCGCCATGCTGATTGCCCCGGCGGCAGCGGCGCGGCAGTGGACCGACGACCTGCGGCGCCTGCTGCTGCTCAGCGGCGGGTTTGGCGCGCTGTCCGGCGTGCTGGGCGCCCTGATCTCGGCCACCCAGGCCAACCTGCCCACAGGGCCAGTCATCATTCTGGTGGCCAGTGGGGTGCTGCTGGTCTCGCTGTTCTTCGCGCCCCGGCGCGGGCTGCTGTGGGCCAAGTTCGCCTCGCGGCGGCGCGGCCGCGTGCTGCGTGAAGCGATGGTGCGCGGGGTGCGCCCATGA
- a CDS encoding carboxypeptidase regulatory-like domain-containing protein, translated as MPTLTRLTLALLLLALVIPALSTHATAQSQARSAPAKARPFHMTGVVKNSMGVPLKGVRVGADNTVIGGSEVWTTTDAQGRYDLDLSKMPILNSWTAAAHLVVNYGGGQHTLYPEPDNSAAFLGRDGAIRNFTLKITGQSPGGGYYGARFYAQLGLSEAGEMPEYGDVELTLTPAGPMIDGSEGQTIKLRQNQLPFEVPQGRYRVTARSLSGKGPIWLKARGGAYGPEAVVNMEYTAGTGMTLSVDMVHPRR; from the coding sequence ATGCCCACCCTGACCCGCTTGACCCTCGCCCTGTTGCTGCTCGCGCTCGTCATCCCCGCGTTGTCCACACATGCCACCGCCCAGAGCCAGGCCCGTTCGGCACCGGCCAAGGCGCGTCCTTTTCATATGACTGGGGTGGTCAAAAACTCGATGGGCGTGCCGCTCAAGGGCGTGCGGGTCGGCGCCGACAACACGGTTATTGGAGGCTCGGAGGTCTGGACCACCACCGACGCCCAGGGCCGCTACGACCTCGACCTGTCGAAAATGCCCATTCTGAACTCGTGGACGGCTGCCGCGCACCTTGTGGTGAACTACGGCGGCGGGCAACACACGCTGTATCCCGAGCCGGACAATTCGGCTGCTTTTCTGGGCCGAGACGGCGCCATTCGCAATTTCACGCTCAAGATTACGGGGCAGTCGCCGGGTGGGGGCTACTATGGCGCGCGCTTCTACGCGCAACTTGGCCTCTCAGAGGCCGGAGAGATGCCCGAGTACGGCGACGTCGAGCTGACCTTGACGCCCGCAGGGCCGATGATTGACGGCTCCGAAGGCCAGACCATCAAGCTCCGTCAAAACCAGCTCCCCTTTGAAGTGCCGCAGGGCCGCTACCGGGTAACAGCGCGCTCCCTCTCCGGCAAGGGCCCCATCTGGCTCAAGGCGCGGGGCGGCGCTTACGGCCCCGAGGCGGTCGTCAACATGGAGTACACGGCCGGCACGGGGATGACGCTCTCGGTGGATATGGTCCACCCCCGCCGTTAA
- the hutI gene encoding imidazolonepropionase, whose protein sequence is MTGTLFTNISQLVTPRPGVQRGAAMRELTVIPDAALLVSGGVIRWVGPRSEAPATGAEHDLGGVAVVPGLVDPHTHAVWAGDRLADFEARVQGVPYEEILARGGGIRSSMRATGAATVEELVRLAHPRLQALRASGSTTIEVKSGYGLDFAAEIRMLEAVHQLQAEFGLIPTLLIHVPPTEGRSEYVEAVCHDLIPAVAKKRVASAVDVFCEREAFTVQETRAILMAAKAHDLDIKLHADQFHAIGGTELACELGALSVDHLEASGPAQIAALAGSTTVATILPGVTLHLGLPAAPGRALIDAGAAVAVGTDLNPGSSPLFSTQFALALAVRLCRLTPAEALTACTVNAAAALGLDNVGALAPGHDANFLALHSADWRDLPYVLGGNPVRDVWVSGRRV, encoded by the coding sequence GTGACGGGGACGCTGTTCACGAATATCTCGCAACTGGTGACGCCCCGGCCTGGCGTGCAGCGCGGCGCGGCCATGCGCGAGCTGACGGTTATTCCTGACGCCGCACTGCTGGTCTCGGGTGGGGTGATTCGCTGGGTGGGGCCACGTTCTGAAGCGCCTGCCACGGGGGCTGAACACGATCTGGGGGGTGTGGCCGTCGTGCCGGGTCTGGTGGACCCCCACACCCACGCGGTCTGGGCCGGTGACCGTCTGGCTGACTTTGAAGCGCGTGTGCAGGGGGTGCCCTACGAGGAAATTCTGGCGAGGGGCGGCGGCATTCGCAGCTCCATGCGGGCCACAGGGGCGGCCACGGTGGAGGAGCTGGTGCGGCTGGCCCACCCCCGTCTTCAGGCGCTCCGTGCTTCGGGCTCGACGACCATCGAAGTCAAAAGCGGGTATGGGCTGGACTTCGCCGCTGAGATTCGGATGCTGGAAGCTGTTCACCAGCTTCAGGCGGAATTTGGGCTGATACCAACCCTCCTTATCCATGTCCCGCCCACCGAAGGCCGTTCTGAATACGTTGAGGCCGTTTGCCACGACCTCATTCCTGCGGTTGCGAAAAAGAGAGTCGCTTCCGCCGTGGATGTCTTTTGCGAGCGCGAAGCCTTTACGGTTCAGGAAACGCGCGCCATCCTGATGGCCGCCAAAGCGCATGACCTGGACATTAAACTCCACGCCGACCAGTTTCACGCCATCGGCGGCACCGAGCTGGCCTGCGAGCTGGGCGCGCTCAGCGTGGACCATCTGGAGGCCAGCGGCCCGGCACAGATTGCGGCGCTGGCCGGGTCAACCACCGTGGCGACCATCCTCCCCGGCGTAACCCTGCACCTGGGCCTCCCCGCTGCGCCGGGCCGCGCCCTGATAGATGCAGGCGCCGCCGTGGCAGTCGGCACTGACCTGAACCCAGGGTCCTCGCCCCTGTTCAGCACGCAATTTGCGCTGGCCCTGGCGGTGCGCCTGTGCCGCCTGACCCCTGCTGAGGCCCTGACCGCCTGCACCGTGAACGCCGCCGCCGCCCTGGGCCTGGACAACGTGGGCGCCCTGGCCCCTGGACACGACGCCAACTTCCTGGCCCTGCACAGCGCCGACTGGCGCGACCTGCCGTACGTGCTGGGCGGGAATCCCGTGCGGGATGTGTGGGTGAGCGGGCGCCGTGTCTGA
- the hutU gene encoding urocanate hydratase gives MTQTADPAPVIRAPRGSHKTAKGWLQEAAKRMLMNNLDPEVAEHPDALVVYGGRGKAARNWPAFHKIVETLDRLENDETLLIQSGKPVAVLKTHEWAPRVLLANSNLVPHWANWETFDRLDQAGLTMYGQMTAGSWIYIGTQGILQGTYETFASAARKHFGGSLKGTVTLTAGLGGMGGAQPLAVKLAGGVSITIEVDPTRIQKRLDTRYLDEVADSLEDAIEKAGRYKAEGVARSIGLLGNAAELVPQLVALNWTPDLVTDQTSAHDPMWGYLPPVAADEDAGHLRAEQPEVYRRRAYEAMATHVRAILELQRRGAVAFDYGNNLRQRALEAGVEDAFDYPGFVPAFIRDSFCEGRGPFRWVALSGDPEDIRATDRALLELFPEDERLQAWLTYAADQIAFQGLPARICWLGYKERDRAALLFNEMVADGRLKAPIVIGRDHLDAGSVASPYRETEAMKDGSDAISDWPLLNFGVGIASGAAWMSFHHGGGVGLGFSQHSGLVAVADGTDDAARRLSRCLTNDPGMGVLRHADAGYDLALDVARERGLDLPSLGIGNPE, from the coding sequence ATGACCCAGACCGCCGACCCTGCCCCCGTCATCCGCGCGCCGCGCGGTTCACACAAAACGGCCAAAGGCTGGCTGCAAGAAGCCGCCAAGCGCATGCTGATGAACAACCTTGACCCCGAGGTGGCCGAACACCCTGACGCCCTGGTGGTGTACGGCGGCCGGGGCAAGGCGGCGCGCAACTGGCCCGCGTTTCACAAGATTGTCGAGACCCTCGACCGGCTGGAGAACGACGAGACCCTGCTGATTCAGTCGGGCAAGCCGGTGGCGGTCCTGAAAACCCACGAATGGGCGCCGCGCGTGCTGCTGGCCAATTCCAACCTCGTGCCGCACTGGGCCAACTGGGAGACGTTTGACCGGCTGGACCAGGCGGGCCTGACCATGTACGGCCAGATGACGGCCGGCAGCTGGATTTACATCGGCACACAGGGCATCTTGCAGGGCACCTACGAGACCTTTGCGTCGGCGGCCAGGAAGCACTTCGGCGGCAGTCTGAAAGGCACGGTGACCCTCACCGCTGGCCTGGGCGGTATGGGCGGCGCGCAGCCGCTGGCGGTCAAGCTGGCGGGCGGCGTGAGCATCACCATTGAAGTGGACCCCACCCGCATCCAGAAGCGGCTGGACACCCGGTATCTGGATGAGGTGGCCGACAGTCTGGAAGACGCCATTGAGAAGGCCGGGCGCTACAAGGCCGAGGGGGTGGCCCGCTCGATTGGGCTGCTTGGCAACGCCGCCGAACTGGTGCCGCAGCTCGTGGCCCTGAACTGGACGCCCGATCTGGTGACCGACCAGACCAGCGCCCACGACCCCATGTGGGGCTACCTCCCGCCTGTGGCCGCCGATGAGGACGCGGGCCACCTGCGCGCCGAGCAGCCTGAGGTGTACCGCCGCCGGGCCTACGAAGCGATGGCCACGCATGTGCGCGCCATTCTGGAGTTGCAGCGCCGGGGTGCTGTGGCGTTCGATTACGGCAACAACCTGCGCCAGCGGGCACTGGAAGCCGGTGTGGAGGACGCTTTCGACTATCCCGGCTTCGTGCCTGCCTTTATCCGCGATTCGTTCTGCGAGGGGCGTGGGCCATTCCGCTGGGTGGCGCTCTCCGGCGACCCCGAAGACATTCGCGCGACGGATAGGGCCCTGCTGGAACTGTTCCCCGAAGACGAGCGCCTGCAAGCCTGGCTGACCTACGCCGCCGACCAGATTGCTTTTCAGGGCCTGCCCGCCCGCATCTGCTGGCTGGGGTACAAGGAGCGTGACCGGGCGGCGCTGCTGTTCAACGAGATGGTAGCCGATGGCCGCCTGAAGGCCCCTATCGTGATTGGCCGCGACCACCTGGACGCCGGCAGTGTGGCCAGCCCTTACCGCGAGACCGAGGCCATGAAAGACGGCAGCGACGCGATTTCTGACTGGCCGCTGCTGAACTTCGGGGTGGGCATTGCGTCCGGCGCCGCCTGGATGAGCTTTCACCACGGCGGCGGCGTGGGCCTGGGCTTCTCGCAGCACAGCGGCCTGGTCGCGGTGGCTGACGGCACCGACGACGCCGCGCGCCGCCTCTCGCGCTGCCTGACCAATGACCCCGGAATGGGGGTGCTGCGCCATGCCGACGCGGGCTATGACCTGGCGCTGGATGTGGCGCGCGAGCGTGGCCTGGATCTGCCCAGCCTGGGGATTGGGAACCCGGAATGA